atatatatggacaactcctttaaacctATGGCCATTATGTCTAAAGAAATAACCATCACAAAACCTACTTCAGTGAGAGTGTCCAAGACTGTAACTCATTGTTTTTTGCTCCTTCTCAATGAACCTTTCTTGATTTCAGCCTGGCTTCACCTACCATGGAAACTGACACCAAGGCATATCAAAAATGTCAAAAGCACCCTCTACTGTTCTCACTGCGGCCAGTGTTATGGGCTGTAGCTCGAGGTCTATCGTTACCTGGGCCTGCTGTAGAGAGGAGAAACGTTCCCAGCTGACTAGTGCTGCCGATTCTTCTAGATGGGCACCCCACACATCAGCCATCATGTCATGCAGAACCTCAATAGGCGAGTCCTGGAGCAGCTGGAGACGACTTTCTATGGCATCCTTTCTATTCTCATAAAAACTGTCTGTGTGCAGATCCAGGGGAAATGCCTGCAAGACAACATACATCACAGAGAAGCAATGGACGGCTGCTGTGATAATTCTGCCTTCTGGCGTTGAATACCCTCATCTATCTGCAGACAGTATAGCTGGTCACAGTATGTGGCAGCAGCTGTACAACTTATAGCAGAATAAAGGCAATTAGTCACATGTACCTGATAGGAATTTCTGAAGACGTCAGGGACACCCTCCATAAAGACTATATCCCACATGAACAAGCCATACAAAGTACTGAAGGTGGATCCTTCCCCATGAATTCCTAAAAAGGGGACACAGAGATTATTCCCAAGCTGTAAAGTATACATAAAATCATTTTCATTTTCAAACCATGCCTCTCTTACTATCTCAAACCACTAACGCTAGAGCAGCGTGCCAGGCTGCAGAATGCTGCTCCGGAGGCCCTACTTCTATGGCAAAATCTGCAGAGCTATGAGAGAACCTGCTGTTGATTTACCTGAAGCCTTAATATGGCTGATACTACAAGGGCAACATATCTTTTACATAGTAACCATAATTAAAAGAACGGTCACATGTAGACAGACCTTGGTCAAAGCCAAGCTCTCTATAATGTGCCAACGCCAGCTCTTCAACGGAACACATGACAGTGGAAAGAGCGATTTCCTCTCCATCCTCCTCCACCAAGTTCTCCATCAGAAACACAGATTTTCCCATTCCAGTTTGAGGATACATCTTGCCCTTGATGGTGACCTGTTGATTAGCACAGAAATTAGAAGTTTTCTTATGCATTTTATTAAACCTGTAGATTTCTGATCAGAATATTTTcatgcctaaaggggttgtcgaaGTGACCTAAAAACTGGCCCCATGTCATTAAACTccttaatataataataataataacaaaaactggcgttttggtttcagtttctgagatccgttcagggctctcacaagcggtccaaaacagatcggttttgccctaatgcattctgaatagataaggatccgctcagaatgcatcagtttgcctccgttccgtctccattctgctctggaggtggacagcaaaacgctgcttggagtgttttagtgtccgcctgacgatgtggaggcaaacagatccgtcctgacacacaatgaaagtcaatggggacggatccgttttggcaatgttaaagataatacaaactgattcgttctgaacggatgcatgtggttgtattatctgtgcggatccgtctgtgcagatgcatgacggatctgcaccaaacgcgagtgtcaaagtagcctaaggcgTAGGCTGTGAGGagaccgcagcctcttcaaacagctgatcggcagatgtGCCAGGAGTttgaccctcaccaatcagatattgatgatgtaCCCTGAGGACAGGatcttggacaacccccttaaacaTCCAAATATATGTGTAGTtctgaaataagaaaaaaaaattatatcctgGATGCCTTTTCAGAGTCGTTTTATAGAAGTGATGCATAAATCTGCCCTAGTGATCTACTACTTCTTTTACTTTTGAAAAACCCTCAGAAATGTTCTACATCATGCTTACATGTGGGACATCATCCACCTTGATCTCGGGAAGTTCATTGAACATACTGTGGAACTTCTTGCAGCTTGGCGAGTCTCTTATTTTCACTGCTCGCTGGTACAGGGACAGCTTATGACCTGTTCGTACATAGGGATCTGACAAGCCCTCCAAAATAACAGTGACTGCCTAAAAAGAATACAAAGAAATGAGCACAACACCAATAGTGCTAGCCTGATATTAAACAGGCCAATACTGATTAACATTGACGGACTCTAGATAGGTGTAGTTCACTATAGGTTTTTTTCCTGAACCCCTTCCTGACactgtgattttccatttttccgtttttactccctgccttcccagagccataacttttttttttacattcacatagcaatatgagggcttatttttatcAGGACATgttgtaatttctaatggcaccatttaatattgcataagatgtagtgggaagctgaaaaaaaatattctaaatggggtaaaaattgtaaaaatttccACCATAGCTTTGGCTTTCCTATTTGTAAAACGGACCTGCTCCCTTCACtgtccaggtcagtacgatttttttttctgttttaagaGTTTTGTGTTAAAAGTTAAAACTGATTTCCAATCCTCTATATTTTTGGGTTCGTTCTGTCTACTGAGCtgggtgagggctcatttttttgcaggacgatccaTAGTTCGTATTGATATTATTTTGTGGTGTGTAAGACTTTGATGACTTTTGGAGGTGAAGCAACAACAAAaatggccatttagatttttttttcactgtacaggataaatacatttatattgtaatatagtatgggcattttgggaCGCAGCGGTGcaaatgatttttttatattgtttgtttattttaattatgGGTAAAGGgatgtgatttgaatttttatatttttaaaaacttcatTTAACTTTTCTTCCCCCAATTGCAATCGTTAGACCgtttgtcccatagactgcaatgaattaccattgcagcctatgggagattcAATATGTTCCCATGGAGCCCTGCCGTACACAGGGCTCTATAGGAACGTATAGCTGTTGTAACCTTCCTATGGCTTCAGGCTACCACAACGAACAAACGGTTCCCCCAATCACTGCACAGGCGAGCTGTTTGGGCCCCTAGAGTGCAGCAATCTCAAGGAAAATCCTCTCAGATGCCTAGGTCACAACTGACGGACTGAGGGGTGCAGCTTTGTTTTTTGATATTCTGATCCtagaacagaaaaaataatgcACTTGTGAACATAAGCTATGCACTATACAGCCTGAATGCAGAGCATGATGTAAAGTTGCTATATGCACTAAGGTCACAAAAAGCCACGCACTAAAAAGACAAACATGAAGAAAACATTCAGGACTTTTACTCCTCCCTTCCAGGAAAGTAGGCCAGAGATGGGAAAGAGTAACATTAGTTGTATGGCTGAATGCGGTAACAAATGATAAGACTATTTAACAAATGTAAGCAGAAAGGCTGGTATTGTGATTTCCCACATCAGGTTTTACGTCTGTGTAGTCTCCAGTATTTGCACATGTGCACAATGCACTGCTACAACCAAAATGTTAATAACACCAGTATAGTTACTTTCTGTGTGAGCTTCAAATGCTGATGCAAATTCAGTGCAAGGCGATCCCACcagcgccctctgctgtctgGGCAGTATATATTTTGGGACAAAAGAGTTTGTAGTAACTGAACAGCTTCCTGCAATACAGAAAATACATTTCAGAGGAAGAAAATTAAGATATACAACTCATCCCTCATACACCGTAGTAGCACACACAATGCAAAATACAATTCAGAATAATTTAGGTAAAGCTTAAAGAGTaagacaaaaacacaaaaatatagtggcaaatctgggggagctgctcaacccctaacactgtagcgtgtttttcattgggggagcagccccaccgcatgtggaccgcagcaaacgactatccccagcaaaaaatattaaagcttaaagagtaactaaacctttacaTAAACTTTTTATAtgttgtccctaatgccctaacaAAACTATCTgtaactttatttttatgacaCTTTTAACttccctaaagcgcaccattccctATGcacttaaaactcagttctccgtacaccgctgacagctcagTACGAACTTCATGTCGGTgcttagcttagcggagcaggcagaagcaggagcccgctccactcagctaatcctggcacagcacatgggtacagggtacccatgtgctaggCCAAGAGTTAGTAATCCTCCGGGGAGCACAGGCATgagcagcaatgtgcgctcctgcccgtactcacagCGCTGCTGCGGCCCCACTGATAAAAtgtactccgtacaccgctgagctgtcagcggtgtacggagaactgagttttaagcgcaTATTGAATGGTGTGCTTTAGGGAAGTAAAAGTggcataaaaattgaaaatcgattaataaagtatattagaaatagttttattagggcattagggacaacaTAATAAAAGTTTAagcaaaggtttagttactctttaaagtaAGACTCATATCTCCGTTTATGGCTTGTAGAACTTGAGGAAGGGGCGGAGGCGAGAGACGCATCATATACCGGTTCCTTTTGGAAGATTTCCATCATTTCTTGTGCCGAGAGCCGGTGCTCCTGTTTATTAAACAGGGTACTGTAGACTGAGAACGGATTCACATTCCACCTGTAGCTTCACAAGCAGAGCCGGCTACATCCATGTTAAACGCTTGTACCTCATATTGATGCAGTCTCTGCAGGATTTCTACTCCGCGCGACAGGATCCTTGTATAAAGCCAGCCCACAGTAAAACAGCGCAGGTACAATGGGAGCTCTGTGTGATACCTACGGAAAGAAAACCGCCATGTAAGCTCCATTATATAACTTACCTCTTCATGAAGATGGGTACAGCTCTGGATGGAGAAAGACAATTCTTCAGCCATGACCATTGTTTTTAACTCTACCTCAAATTTGGCCCGTTCTTCAGCTGATCCCAGTCCTCTTGGGCCCGTTGAAACATCAAATGTGCTTCTTTCCACTTCCCGTTGGTCATAGTGACAACGATATCTACCAGCTTGTGCATTGCACATTCGTAACTATAGAGAGCCAGAAAAGGACAAGCCAAACTTATCAAACaacctgtgacatttgataaatgtggtacAAAGTAGTCCAACACAGACTCacacaaaactgacttcaaatattcccctcatgataaattcccccctatgtATTATACAAgtggggatgttttttttttttaagttgcaaaaAGGGgtctgtgtaatttttttttaatgcaaaaactgACATAACTGCCTTAGTAAATGACCCAAAAATACTACTGAAAGGCACTGAAGCGAGTAGTTTGTGTATGAGATATCTCACAGTAGAGAAGAGCAGTTCACTGTACATTCAGatactgtgcagaatttttcgtGCCCCTCCATtagcagctatatatatatatatgacagtgggGAAGTTCTTCTCCAAAAAAATTTACATTATGGGGGGAAGCAATTATCAAAAAACAGTGTTTTATGTCAGAGTTTGATTGCTTgtgcactgctggaggatgctcctaatttatgacaagtcgTGCGCGTCATCATCAATTATGTGCATCCTTGTGCACCAGGATTGAGATCTACTCCAGTCCCTGATTGAGTAGATTTCAGTGATCATTTATGCCAGACATAAACATTTGCCAAGGCCAATGGCCCAGCCCCTGCcccagtggtgagggtgggataAATACAATTTTGTCAAAAGAGTgtttaaaatgttgcaaaaacgTGGTCTTTGGACTTTTTACACCAAAATCTGGAGTAACcttcttagtaaatgaccccctatctcGACTGAAAGGCACTGAATCAAGTAGTTTGTGCAGAGATGTCTCACAGCAGGGAACAGCAGTTGACTGTACATTTAGCTTCGGTCCAGTATTTTTTTGCTGAGGCTGCTGATGGACATGTGGAGTTACATgctctccatcagcagccatgttTAGGACTGGAGCACCTGTCGGTGAAGAAGACAAAGGGGGGTAGCACTTTTCAGAGCAAGACAACGGTGCTGGTGTGCTAACAATTTATCAGTAAGGAGCTACTCATCTATGACCACAAAATGTGCCTGCTCTACTCCCAGCCAGAAATCCTACCTTATGAGATCTTCTCTGTCCAGGAATATCCTAGTGCTCCTTTGCACAGTGTAATGTGGGAATGTCATTCTCCCCATATTAACCATGAGAACAGTGGAGAGCAATGTCTGTCCTCCACTAGCGGCTTCTTCTACCTCTGTTGACTCAGTCAAAGAGAACAAGAGAAGAACTCTAGAAAATACAGCCCTGGGACCTTTGCAGACCCGAACAGCTCTCCCAGTGGAATCTTTTGCTCTGAAAATAATAAAAGGATTTGAAAATgcaagacagtagaaaaaaccaaGGACTTGTTCTACAACAAAACCAAGAAAGTACTTACTTCCTAAGAATGGCAGCGCCAACACCAGACTGGTTCTTGCTAAAGATTGAACGTTGCCTGGAAAGCCTAAGAAACTCTTCAACAAGCTGGTGCTTTTGCACGTTGGGATTCGCCAAGTGGAATGTCTTGGCCAAGTTTTTGAGCTCCGGCGCAGATAGAAGATCAAGCGCTTCAGAAAGCTCCTCCAAGTCACTATCTAGAgagaaaaataatgtaaaaacacAAGTGAAGTAAAAGGAAGATTCAAAATGGCTTCAAATTTCAAGTACAACTTGTATCTATACATGTGTTAAAGGGAAACACAAGTCAAAAAAGAGTTTCCATTGTAATTGGTATTTAGAAAACCCTTAGGCCATCTGCATGAATTTCCCTGCGTTTCTGCACCAAAAACCGTATGTGTTACTTGCGGCTTTTGGTGTGGCAAATCTCACCCTTGCATTTTAAAGGGTGAAATCTACACAAAAGAACCGCATAAGgaattgacatgctgcaaattccaaaatctgcactgcatatcaaaaaaaaacaaattctgcataagatttgtctaatctcatacactttgctggtgctgtattatgctgcagtttttctgcataAGAATCTGCGAGGAAAAAACGCGTGTAATTGGCAATGTCTACAGGTAGCTTTAGGCGACCAAAATAATTAGATTTCATTTTGGATCATTGCAGCAGATGTGGCACTTTATGGGTGACTGTGTAGGAGCATTTTTGGTGACATTAATACGATATTCTGCCAATGAAACCAGGCAGAATATGACTGGTTTCATTGGGCATCATCGCAATTATCTGCTGAACTAATTATATCATGTCCCAGGATTCTTTACTGGCATTGGGAGAGGGAAAAATAAGGATCTGATGAATGTTCCTTTAAAAAATGTGCCGTATATTACGGTGACTCAGTGGTTTGAGTTTGAACCCGAccagggacaacatctgcatggagtttgtatgttctcaccGTGTTTGCATGGTAGTACtcaggtttcctcccacactccaaaaacatacaaATAGGTAAATTGGCTTCCTACAAAACTGACCCTAGTGTGCATTGTGGGTTTGGATCGAGCACCTATGTGGCAGTCACTGACTTCCCGGGGGGCCACTGAGCTATCCCTGTGCTTTGAGTCCCTGTGAGAAAAACACATTACAAATGTTTGTCTTTGACACTGAGTCTCCCCCATGCACCAACAAATGCTCAGTGCAACAATTTCTGTGTTTCTGAGGCAGCAACCATCATGTACCAACTGCGGTGACAGCGAGTCACATACGTGTAACTGTACTGCATGAGGCACCTCCAGAATTTTCTGTACCATCTGTAAGTGAGCTGGCatacacaataaataaaaaaataataatatccatATTGATTTATCAATGCATTTTCAACCTCTATTATTCAGACTCaggcagggcttaataggaagATTACCTGGGATCCTTCACAAGACCCCAGGCTGCCATGAAACGCAATTGGTTGATGTGGGAAGGGAGGCCCCTCTGTATGAGTTACTACTCAGATGCTGCAGTCGCTATCAACTGCAGCGTCTGACGAGTTAAATGACCAGGATTGGCGTCATCGCTGATCCCTGTCATTGTGGGCAGGCGTCAGCTGTATAACACAGATGACACCCGGCAATATGATGTAAAGTTATGTCAAATATCAGGAAGGGGGTTAAAGAAATAATTAGGTATACCAGCACATTTACACgctaggagaagggggggggggggggaatagtgtgTATGGAAGACATGGAGATAGTGACTAACACATAGGCAACACCCCAAGTGACACGTTACCTGTCTGTAGAAAACCATGCTGACTCAGCTCTTCTATGAAGGGAGTCAAATCGGAGCCAATTTCAGTGTATTCTATCTTGCTGACTTTTATCCAGTTTAGCTTCCGTTGGAAGAGCCGAACATACAGCTTTTGTCCTCCGGCTTTAACATTCACAAAGGAAAATGAAAGGAAGCAATGTCAGACAAACACAGGATTGCTTGTATCAGTGGAACAAGACCGGGGACATGGGTCAACCTGTCTGGTTCTTTGAAAAGCCAAGAAACATCTTGTATTAAAGGGATAGTTTAAATGAAACCGGACCTGTCACTGCCCTTAACACCTCTGCATTCCCCTTAAAATAAACATTCAGGATTTTCTTTTCCATGTGTTAACCTTTTCCTCTGTCAtgcctcctagaaatgtatgaataaaaggacaactgggtgttaccatgcATCTTATCAAAGGGGTGTATCCCTATAGAGTCTGGCCCCGTCAGCACTGAATGGAGAGTGACAGCATGTAGGGACACCCCCCCCAAATGGTATTAGCCAGTTTTCCCTTGATTATTCATTCCTTTGTAGGAGgactaacagaggaacagcacaaagcAGGGTTCCAGGGAACGTTGCTCCGGAGTTGTTGTTTTTACTTCCTGTACTGAGACGTGTCAGGagatgtgacaggtcctctttcaaTGGCACCGTGCAGGTATGAGTGGTCCGCACCTGACAAGAAATACTGACAGTTTACATATTTCAGATGACAATTGGAAAGTTACATGCACAAGAGACGGATGACGAGCAGATAGAAGAAACCTCTGCTGCTTTTCTCCAGGATGGAAAACACCTCTGCAATCTGCTTTCCTATCAAAAGACTCACACACAGATGATGGCACTTGTACCCATGTAAGAGTAGCAAACATTAGGCCACCGTCACACATGAataatgttaggcctcatgcagatagcacacactgacccattcatttctatggggctttgcACACATTTGTTACTTTTTCGAaaattaaccactttaaccccgctagctgaaacccccttaatgaccaggccactttttacacttctgcactacactactttcaccgtttatcgctcggtcatgcaacttaccacccaaatgaattttacctccttttcttctcactaatagagctttcatttggtggtatttcattgctgctgacatttttacattttttgttattaatcgaaatgtaacgattttttggcaaaaaaaaggaaatttttcactttcagctgtaaaatttagcaaaaaaaacgacatccatatataaacttttacctaaatttattgttctacatgtctttgataaaaaaaagatgtttgggcaaaaaaaaaaatggtttgggtaaaagttatagcgtttacaaactatggtacaaaaatgtgaatttccgctttttgaagcagctcagactttgagcacctgtcatgtttcctgaggttctacaatgcccagacagtagaaaacccccacaaatgaccccatttcggaaagtagacaccctaaggtattcgctgatgggcatagtgagttcatagaactttttattttttgtcacaagttagcggaaaattatgattattttttttcccttacaaagtgtcatattccactaacttgtgacaaaaaataaaaaattctaggaactcgccatgcccctcacagaataccctggggtgtcttctttccaaaatggggtcacttgtggggtagttatactggcctggcaatttaggggcccatatgtgtgagaagtagtttgcaatcaaaatgtgtaaaaaatgaccggtgaaatccgaaaggtgcactttggaatgtgggtccctttgcccacctaggctgctaaaaagtgtcacacatctggtatcgccgtactcaggagaagttggggaatgtgttttggggtgtcattttacatatacccatgctgggtgagggaaaagttgtcttttgccaagatatttctaatttttttatacaaagttggcctttgaccaagatatttttctcacccagcatgggtatatgtaaaatgacaccccaaaacacattccccaacttgtcctgagtacggcgataccagatgtgtgacacttttttgcagccaaggtgggcaaaggggcacatattccaaaatgcacctttcggatttcgcaggccattttttacacattttgattgcaaggtacttctcacacatttgggcccctaaattgccagggcagtataactaccccacaagtgaccccattttggaaagaagacaccccaaggtattccgtgaggggcatggcgagttcctagaattttttttttttgtcacaagttagcagaaaatgatgattttttttttttttccttacaaagtgtcatcagcaaaaagacaaaccttaccatcgaggccttttgcaatatcacttatgaagatattaaacaaaattggtcccagtacagatccctgtggaaccccactggtaacatgaccttgttttgaatgttctccattgactacaaccctctgttgtctgtcactcagccactgcctaatccactcaacaatatgggagtccatgctcaatgactgcagtttattgataagtcttctatgtgggacagtgtcaaaagccttactaaaatctagatatgcgatgtctactgcacctccaccgtctattattttagtcacccatttTAGTCACCTCCAGGATCTGTGTAATCCGTACTTGGGAATATCCGATGTACGTCTGGTACCAGGTTTGGATCTCCGGTGACAGGATCTCGGAtacaatatcttggtcaaatgccaactttgtaataactaaataactaaattaaaaacaaaaggacggaaggtatgtagaagagaataaagggctagccgactgccttaatgaatacttcagttcagtttttacaaaagaaaaagaaggagaaggacctccactagaaaggatgactaataaatcgtttgatgcatgtgtctttacagaggaagatgttctaagtctgctgtctaaagtgaagacaaataagtcacaggggcctgatgagatacacccaaaattattaaaagagcttagtggtgagctggcaaaaccgttaacagatttatttaaccaatcattagtaacaggagtcgtcccggaagattggaaattggcaaatgttgtgcccattcacaagaaaggtagtagggaggaatcgagcaactatagaccagtgagtctgacatcaatagtgggcaaattaatggaaaccctattaaaggataggattgtggaacatctaaaatcccatggattgcaagatgaaaaacaacatgggtttacttcagggagatcatgtcaaacaaatcttatagatttttttgactgggtgactaaaataatagacggtggaggtgcagtagacatcgcatatctagattttagtaaggcttttgacactgtcccacatagaagacttatcaataaactgcagtcattgagcatggactcccatattgttgagtggattaggcagtggctgagtgacagacaacagagggttgtagtcaatggagaacattcaaaacaaggtcatgttaccagtggggttccacagggatctgtactgggaccaattttgtttaatatcttcataagtgatattgcaaaaggcctcgatggtaaggtttgtctttttgctgatgacacaaagatatgtaacagggttgatgttcctggagggaaacgccaaatggaaaaggatttaggaaaactagaagaatggtcagaactctggcaactgaaatttaatgtggataagtgcaagataatgcacctggggcgtaaaaacccaagggcagaatatagaatatt
The Bufo gargarizans isolate SCDJY-AF-19 chromosome 2, ASM1485885v1, whole genome shotgun sequence genome window above contains:
- the FAN1 gene encoding fanconi-associated nuclease 1; its protein translation is MSQTKTPEKKQSRLSLSKSRKGLALKVTSSPLKSPASPSIAALFKNAPPPKVSCPLCGQMVPRFGLNNHIDETCPKAKEENDDVILVGDINPKLAISTCTSPQLPLNPKTSITKTKVKTDPAIPVQVNNEQASPYFGTHVSVRKPPKDVEVVTTVPLGSLSSKLSRRNRLRKAKQNADGDMLHGSVDSNDCNETSTNETSDLQVQEDTRGSEKATASSSPDSMKNTHEMNNKQKCHETTGGWVECPSSSAEVVSSEQLDCVTDKKIDPLKRKRGDDFKNKSKKRKGSNSLETKEDLNDKNQGCGDHPGVSSMEDNNDILPVEDLGVLEEFLKPFNETESNVEAGDGGVKEPVSDPSIHPYYLRNFLMVLQTVMENEEDMSLFSEEDTRALTTFCQLSAGGQKLYVRLFQRKLNWIKVSKIEYTEIGSDLTPFIEELSQHGFLQTDSDLEELSEALDLLSAPELKNLAKTFHLANPNVQKHQLVEEFLRLSRQRSIFSKNQSGVGAAILRKAKDSTGRAVRVCKGPRAVFSRVLLLFSLTESTEVEEAASGGQTLLSTVLMVNMGRMTFPHYTVQRSTRIFLDREDLISYECAMHKLVDIVVTMTNGKWKEAHLMFQRAQEDWDQLKNGPNLRYHTELPLYLRCFTVGWLYTRILSRGVEILQRLHQYEEAVQLLQTLLSQNIYCPDSRGRWWDRLALNLHQHLKLTQKAVTVILEGLSDPYVRTGHKLSLYQRAVKIRDSPSCKKFHSMFNELPEIKVDDVPHVTIKGKMYPQTGMGKSVFLMENLVEEDGEEIALSTVMCSVEELALAHYRELGFDQGIHGEGSTFSTLYGLFMWDIVFMEGVPDVFRNSYQAFPLDLHTDSFYENRKDAIESRLQLLQDSPIEVLHDMMADVWGAHLEESAALVSWERFSSLQQAQGLVSCLGGPVLSEICRKMCKDIRHCRGGLPDLVVWNVQKKVFKLVEVKGPSDRLSHKQMVWLHELKKMGADVEVCHVVAIGAKSNRLN